The genomic region GGCGGGAGCGTGGTCTGAAGTTAAAGCGGAATTTTGGAGAGAATTATTCACTGGAAGCAATCCGGGTTCGGATTCTGGAAGAAAATGAATTACCTGCCGAGAAGAAATTTCCGGTTCAGAGGCATTACCGGATTCGGGTATCCGGCAACTTCAAGCAGACAAGAAAAATCGGAGGACTTCGGGGATTGTATCTGCATTACTGTTATCTTTTAGGAATCCTACCGAAGAATCGCCCGTCAATATCTGCTAAACAGGTGCATGTATTGTTCCGGGAGGATTTATTAAAACTGAATACCATTTCCAAAGAGACAAAGCTGCTCTGCCATTATCACATAGATACTGCAGAGCAGCTTTTTTCGTTGAAAGAAAGTTTGCAGAAGAAAACGGAGCAGTGTGTGGAGGAACGGAAGCATCTGCGTTATAAGATCCGGGCAGACAGACCGGAAGAAGAAATACAGGAAATGAAAGAGCAGATAAAAGTTCTGACAGAGAAAATTGGAACGCTCAGAAAGGAGGCAGCACTTTGTGATGGAATTGCCGCACGTTCCAAGGTGATCGAAGAAAAATTTAAGATGATGCGGGAAGAAAAAGAGAAGAAGGAGGAACAAAGCCATGAACACATCAGGCGAAGCCGCTGATCAGGTAGTACGAATGTCGTTGGAAGTCGGTGAAGCAGCATTGAAGATCAGTGGTACAGGTGCGAAGCATCTGGCAGTGATGCTGTATACAGTCTTAAAAGAGAAGAAAAAGACAAAAGGCAGAGTAAGACTTGAAACATTGGTTAAATCAGGTAGACCACTGACGGTATTTTCGGTGAAAGAAAGTGATCTGAAACAATTTGTTCAGGAAGCAAAACGATATGGCGTGTTGTACTGTGCAGTCCGAAATCCAAGAGGAAGCAGTGACGGATTGGTAGATGTGATTGTAAAGGAAGAAGATGCACCAAGAATCAACCGTATCGTAGATAGATTCCAGTTTGCATCTGTAACAGAAGCAGCGAAGATTAAGACAGAAATTGAGCGGACACGTGCAGAAAAAGCAAAAGCCGGAAAATCAGAGAAGCAGGAAAAGAAGCCGGAAAAAGTACAGGTTCAGCAAGAAAAACAGGGACAGGCAGAGCCGGAAAAAGATTATCCGCAGAAATCCAAGGAGGATCAGCTTATGGACGAGTTGTTTAGAGAGTCGGTGAAGAAAGAGGGTAAGGAGCAAAACCCCTCTTTGGCAAAGACGACCAAATCCCGTCTGTCCGAGCCTACCTCAAAGAAGCAAGAGAAAACCGCAGAGGGTACTTCTAAGTTATTTACCCCGGAAAAACCAGAGAAACCATCGGTCAGAAAGGAACTTCGGGAAATACAGAATGCAAGGAAGAAAGAAGCGGAGCGGCGTGAGAATAGAAATGATCCGGTGAGAAATCAGGGAAATAAAGACCGGAATCAGATTCGCCACCAGCAGCCACAACAGAAACGAAAACCAAGGAAAGGGAAAGAGAGGTAAATTTTATGGATAATAGTTTTGATTCTTTATTAAATGCATCGGCTGTACCACAGGATGAAAAGGTACAGGCATTTATTGCGGAAAGCAAAAATAACAGGAATCGCTGCTATGAGTTGTCAGAGCAGGTAACCGCACAAGTGGCAACGGATGGGAAAATGCTGCAGAAGTATCTGGATGTACAGAGTACCTTTGATCGTTATACTACCAATAATGCACTTCTGATTCTGGCACAAAGACCAGATGCACAGAAATTAGGTGACTATGGATACTGGAGAGATCATGGATTTTATTTAAAACGTATGGAACGACAGAATCCAGTTCTGATTTTAGAACCGGGAAAAACATATAAGCGTGAAGATGGTACAGTTGGAAATTATTATAATGCGAAAAAGCTATATGATATTTCTCAGACAACAATGTCCGATACTACAATTCAAAAGTCAGAATATGAAGAACATGATTTAATCCGGGCGTTAGTCAGTACCCCTCCGGTAAATATTGTTGCAGCAGAACCAGAACAGATGCCGGATGAAAAAGGAGCATTTTTCAAACCAGAAGAAGGCTGCATTTATGTAAGAAAAGGGATGAGTGCACAGGAGATTTTTAAGAGTCTTGTGCCGGAATTGGTATTTGCCGGATATGCGGATGGGAATCCGCACTATGATAAAAATGAAGATGCATTTCATGTATCGTGTGCGTCTTATATGTTGTGTAAAAAATATGGAATAGATACCAGTCGATATGATTTTTCACATGCACCAGAGTTCTTTGAAAAAATGGAGACTCAGGAAGTGCGGGCGGAACTTTCCAGAGCCAGAGATGCAGCGAATGCAATTTCTGCAAGAATGGCAAAGGTACTGGATCAGAATCGAAATGCAACTTACCGACAGTCAGAGACTGAAAGACCAGAACAAGACAGTCCTGAAAATGAGAAAGCCAAGAAAGAAAATCCAGAGCCAGAAAAAAAGGAACCGAAATCCAGAGGACAGCATAGGAAAGAAGCACGCTAGAAAAATTTGGGAAAGGAGAATGCAAAATGAGCAGTGATACGATTACGTTAGAACTGGATAAATATGAGAGTGGCGTAGTGTTCCATTCCCTAAAGGACAAGCGGAATCAGATGCTGAAAGAGGGAAAAGATACGGAGCTTGTCGATGATGTTTTAATGAAAGTCATTGAGAAAATCGAAGTACCGTCGGAGAAGGAAAAGCGAGGACGCAGAAGCCATGAAGAACGATGATGAGCAGAGCAGTCTGATGGTGGCGGTAATTGGAATTATCCCGGTTATCTGGTTTGCGTTACTTGTCGCACCTTATCTTTCGTCTGGTCTTATGGGGATTCTGGATGGAGTCCCGGAAGCAATGAACCATCCGTTTTCCATTCGGTTATGTGGGGACAGTGTAAAAACTGTCCTTATTTTTTTGCTGTCTTACGGCATGGGAATCGGGATTTATATTTCTACCAAGAAACATTACCGACGAGGTGAAGAACATGGGTCTGCAAAATGGGGGAATGTGAAGAAAATCAATCGCAGATACAGGGAGAAGCGATTTACAAAAAATAAGTTGCTGACCATGCATGTACGAATCAGCTACAATATGCGGAAACATTTGCGAAATGTATTGACAGTTGTGATTGGTGGTTCCGGTTCAGGAAAGACCAGATTTTTTGCAAAACCGAATCTGATGCAGGCGAATACTTCTTTTGTGGTTTTAGATCCCAAAGGGGAAAATCTGAGAGATACCGGGTATCTTCTGGAAGAAAAAGGTTATGAAGTAAGAGTGCTTGACCTGATAAATATGGAAAAGAGCCATTGCTATAACCCGTTTGTATATCTGAAGGACGATAACGATGTGCAGAGACTGGTAACGAACCTGTTCAAAGCGACTACACCAAAAGGCAGTCAGTCTAACGATCCATTCTGGGATACCGCAGCTTCTATGCTGTTGTTGGCACTGATTTTCTATCTGAGATATGAAGCACCGGAAGAAGAACAGAATTTCCCGATGGTAATGGAAATGTTACGTGCCGGAGAAGTCAGAGAGGACGATGACCAGTACCAGTCACCGCTTGATGAATTGTTTGAGCGGTTGGAAATGAAGAACCCGGAACATATCGCAGTAAAGTATTACAAAGATTATCACTCTGGTAGTGCCAAGACATTAAAATCCATTCAAATCACATTAGCAGCAAGACTTGAAAAATTTAACTTATCCAGTCTGGCAGCACTGACCGCAACGGACGATTTAGACCTGCCATCACTGGGAGAGCGAAAAGTGGCTTTATTTGCGTTAATCCCG from Dorea longicatena harbors:
- a CDS encoding VirD4-like conjugal transfer protein, CD1115 family — its product is MKNDDEQSSLMVAVIGIIPVIWFALLVAPYLSSGLMGILDGVPEAMNHPFSIRLCGDSVKTVLIFLLSYGMGIGIYISTKKHYRRGEEHGSAKWGNVKKINRRYREKRFTKNKLLTMHVRISYNMRKHLRNVLTVVIGGSGSGKTRFFAKPNLMQANTSFVVLDPKGENLRDTGYLLEEKGYEVRVLDLINMEKSHCYNPFVYLKDDNDVQRLVTNLFKATTPKGSQSNDPFWDTAASMLLLALIFYLRYEAPEEEQNFPMVMEMLRAGEVREDDDQYQSPLDELFERLEMKNPEHIAVKYYKDYHSGSAKTLKSIQITLAARLEKFNLSSLAALTATDDLDLPSLGERKVALFALIPDNDTSYNFLVSILYTQLFQQLFYLADHKYGGRLPVHVHFLMDEFANVSLPDDFDKILSVMRSREVSVSIILQNLAQLKALFEKQWESIMGNCDEFLYLGGNEQGTHKYVSELLGKATIDTNTYGKSTGHSGNYSTNYQNTGRELMTPDEVRMLDNRYAILFIRGERPILDEKFDILKHPNVGLTTDGNGKPYLHGAVDRAVASISLGDSLEGEFTDDSLEVEDYELLSDEDLEEIIQKYQ
- a CDS encoding DUF3801 domain-containing protein, with translation MNTSGEAADQVVRMSLEVGEAALKISGTGAKHLAVMLYTVLKEKKKTKGRVRLETLVKSGRPLTVFSVKESDLKQFVQEAKRYGVLYCAVRNPRGSSDGLVDVIVKEEDAPRINRIVDRFQFASVTEAAKIKTEIERTRAEKAKAGKSEKQEKKPEKVQVQQEKQGQAEPEKDYPQKSKEDQLMDELFRESVKKEGKEQNPSLAKTTKSRLSEPTSKKQEKTAEGTSKLFTPEKPEKPSVRKELREIQNARKKEAERRENRNDPVRNQGNKDRNQIRHQQPQQKRKPRKGKER